The genomic interval GGAACCTTCTCAAGATGGACTACTTCAATTTCGTCTCGCGCGCCTACCACGGCCTGACCCAGCTCCGCTCGGACGAGCGGAAGCGGGCCTATCGGTCCGATCGGATCCGGCTGGGGCACGAGAATTACGTATCGGTCGACACCCTGTTCCATTTGCCGGAAGTCTACCTCTACCTCTGCCTGGTCGACTTTCTGGAGAAGCGCGATCGGGGCGCTGCGCTCGACTACGAAAAGGTCTACCAGGACGTCCGGGAGATGATCGACGAGGCGCACCGGGACGGGACGCTCAAGTCGGTGATCACCGGGGACCTCGATCGCTACATCCGGTTCGATCCCGAGGCGCGGATCACGCTCGAGGAGTTCCGGCGGGCCGGGAAGAAGCTCTTCCTTCTCACGAACAGCGAATGGGAATACACCGACAAGCTGCTCCGTCACATATTGGTGAGGGGAAAGGGCGCCCCCGGCCACTGGACGGAGCTCTTCAATCTCGTGATCGTGGAAGCGGGAAAGCCGGACTTCTTCGGATCGGCGGAGGCGCCGGAGCCGGTCCCCGGGCTCAAGGGACAGAAGCTCTCGGCGACCATCGGCCGCGGGGGCGGGAGCGCGTACCTCCAGCGCGCGCTCGGCGCGAGCGGCGAGCACATCCTCTACTTCGGCGATCACACGTACGGCGACATCCTACAGTCGAAGCGGGTCGCCGGCTGGCGGACGGCCATGATCGTTCCGGAGCTCGACCGGGAGATCACGGTCACGACCGACTTCGCCAAGGAATTCGAGCGGCTCGCGAAGCTCTCCTCGGAGCGCCACCAGCTGGAGATCGAAAAGGCGGCGATGGGGCGGGAGCTCAGGCGCTTGGCGTTCGTGCTGAGCGAGAACGACGGTACGGATCCGACGCGGCGCGCCGAGATCGCGGCGCGGATCGAAGGCGTCCCGATTCAGATCGAGGAGATGGACCGGCGCGGCGTGGAGCTGGAGGGCGAGATCGAGAGCCTGCGGGTGAAGATCGACCGGGCCTACAATCCCCGGTGGGGCTCGCTCTTCCGCGAAGGCAACGAGTCGAGCCGCTTCGGTCACCAGCTCAAGGATTTCGCCTGCGTCTATACGAGCCGGGTGTCGAATTTCCTGCACTACCCCTGGAATTATTACTTCCAGTCCCCCGTCGGCTACATGCCTCACGACATCTAGGCGGGCGCCTCCCCTTCCGGGAGACCCGCGGCGAGCAGGGACGGCAGGAAGAGGAGCAGCAGCGGCGCCGACAAGGCGAAGCCGCCCGTGACGGCCAGCGCCAGGGGACGCAGGAGCGCGCTCCCCGCTCCCCACCCCAGCAGGAGCGGCGTCAGCGCCGCGATTCCCGCGAGCGTGGTCATCAAGATCGGCCGAAGGCGCCGGGTCGCGGCGAGCCGCGCCGCCTCGTGGGAATCGGCGCCGCCCTCGCGGCGACGGCGATACTCCGCGACGACGAAGACCGCGTTCTCGGCCACGATGCCGACGACCATGATCGCTCCGACGAAGCTCGACAGGTTGAACGTCTCGCCGGCCGCGCGAAGCGCTACGAAGACCCCCGCGAGCGACGCCAGCGCCGTTCCCAGCACGGCGACGGACTGCCGCCACGATCGAAACGCCAGGAGAAGAATGAGGAGCACGGTGGAGCTCGCGAGCGCCAGCACCAGAAGCAATCCCTGGAACGACGACTGCTGCTCCTGATACTGGCCGGCGTACTCGACTCCGACGCCGGGGCTCGACGCAAGGCGCGCGCGGAGCAGACGGCGGATCTCGGCGACGGTCGAGCCGAGATCCCGGCCGGACAGCCGGGCGGTGATGGTGTTGACACTCCGCTGATCGGCGCGCTGGACCTCCGCGTCCCCGGGCACCAGCCGGGGCGTGGCGACGTCCGCCAGGCGGACCAGACCGCCTCCCGCCGTCGGAGCCTCGGTGTCGAGGAGCGACGCCAGCCGATCCCCCGGCGCCGGCG from Candidatus Eisenbacteria bacterium carries:
- a CDS encoding HAD family hydrolase; translated protein: MAEAKPQTPSKTEAPREPQALTRVPPPSKQPPAVPREPSARALRYREHRIPRRHRVFVNRNLRMTKIRAIGFDLDHTLAHYDPVAVETLAFDLTKQKLVENKGYPREILAFPYDPPWVIRGLVVDKKRGNLLKMDYFNFVSRAYHGLTQLRSDERKRAYRSDRIRLGHENYVSVDTLFHLPEVYLYLCLVDFLEKRDRGAALDYEKVYQDVREMIDEAHRDGTLKSVITGDLDRYIRFDPEARITLEEFRRAGKKLFLLTNSEWEYTDKLLRHILVRGKGAPGHWTELFNLVIVEAGKPDFFGSAEAPEPVPGLKGQKLSATIGRGGGSAYLQRALGASGEHILYFGDHTYGDILQSKRVAGWRTAMIVPELDREITVTTDFAKEFERLAKLSSERHQLEIEKAAMGRELRRLAFVLSENDGTDPTRRAEIAARIEGVPIQIEEMDRRGVELEGEIESLRVKIDRAYNPRWGSLFREGNESSRFGHQLKDFACVYTSRVSNFLHYPWNYYFQSPVGYMPHDI